From Sulfuracidifex tepidarius, one genomic window encodes:
- a CDS encoding transcription factor S, protein MKFCPKCNSMMSPRKSQGKSVYKCPKCGYEEEMKQSVIITNKVKHSVKEKTLVLEDGEKPEGAQLMKGVSCPACGNNEAYFWMLQTRSADEPATRFYKCTKCGKVWREYE, encoded by the coding sequence TTGAAGTTCTGTCCTAAATGCAACTCTATGATGTCACCCAGGAAATCTCAAGGTAAAAGCGTGTACAAATGTCCTAAGTGCGGGTATGAGGAGGAGATGAAGCAAAGTGTGATAATAACTAATAAGGTTAAACACTCCGTAAAGGAAAAGACTCTTGTGCTTGAGGATGGGGAGAAGCCTGAGGGTGCCCAATTAATGAAAGGTGTCTCTTGTCCCGCGTGTGGTAACAATGAAGCGTATTTCTGGATGCTACAAACTAGAAGCGCAGATGAACCTGCAACTAGATTTTATAAGTGTACTAAGTGCGGTAAGGTCTGGAGGGAATACGAGTAA
- a CDS encoding DNA-directed RNA polymerase subunit L: protein MDVRLLKKNDNYMELEIQGEEHTLGNLIAGMLQRVKGVTFASYYKPHPLVDKIIIKIMTDGSLTPIEALKEAIKIGKEYSEQYLKEIKSLS, encoded by the coding sequence ATGGACGTAAGACTTCTCAAAAAGAATGATAATTACATGGAATTAGAGATTCAGGGAGAGGAGCATACTCTAGGCAATTTGATAGCTGGAATGCTCCAAAGAGTAAAGGGGGTCACGTTCGCGTCGTACTATAAACCTCATCCTTTAGTGGACAAGATAATCATAAAGATAATGACTGATGGATCTTTAACCCCAATTGAGGCATTAAAGGAAGCGATTAAGATAGGAAAAGAATACAGTGAGCAGTATTTAAAGGAGATAAAGTCATTATCATGA
- a CDS encoding exosome complex RNA-binding protein Csl4, whose amino-acid sequence MRKQGELALPGEELAVIEEFMPGDGTYEDEGKIRSAITGKIFYDMLNRKSNVIVVKKSPLINLRKAKYMIGVVDSITGENARVSVYAVEEKNVGDSISAILHVSQIANKRISSISSYLKPGDIIRAKPITSRIPISLTTKPNDCGVILAKCSICGTLMTREDEEHLRCPYCNNIETRKIGLYAVKKNGRKTSQKE is encoded by the coding sequence ATGAGAAAACAAGGAGAGCTCGCCTTGCCCGGGGAAGAGTTGGCTGTAATAGAGGAGTTTATGCCAGGTGATGGAACATACGAGGACGAAGGTAAAATAAGGTCAGCAATAACGGGCAAGATATTTTACGATATGTTAAATAGAAAGAGCAACGTAATAGTTGTGAAGAAATCCCCTTTGATAAACCTGAGGAAAGCAAAGTACATGATAGGGGTTGTGGACTCAATAACTGGCGAGAACGCTAGGGTATCAGTTTACGCTGTGGAGGAGAAGAACGTAGGCGATTCGATATCTGCTATCCTCCATGTGTCACAGATAGCCAACAAGAGGATAAGCTCAATTTCCTCTTACTTGAAACCAGGAGACATAATAAGGGCTAAGCCGATAACTTCAAGGATACCAATCTCCCTCACTACGAAACCGAACGATTGCGGTGTGATTTTAGCGAAGTGCTCTATCTGCGGAACTTTGATGACAAGGGAGGACGAAGAACATTTAAGGTGTCCTTATTGCAATAACATAGAAACTAGAAAAATAGGACTATATGCGGTGAAGAAGAATGGACGTAAGACTTCTCAAAAAGAATGA
- the dph2 gene encoding diphthamide biosynthesis enzyme Dph2: protein MPYDFQENYVIQEIKKRGAKRILLQFPEGLRYFSSDIVKDISSALPNVEIIVSGDSSWGACDVAEHEARQLGADLIVHYGHSPYTWYYPKFPTIFVETKSTLSLGEKLIKETLDLLLKYKPRKVGLTATVQHVSSIPYVKERLEKEGFQVEVGKPSNPFMHDGQVLGCDYKAGLNVDADLYVNISGGLFHSLGLGLATGKPVIKADPYSDSAEDITKEVYKFLKIRYGKIMQAMSAKSWVIIRGTMTGQDRPMMVKFLNSELKRKGFEVMIVSSRVLNVEVLRNLDRPSIDAFIVTSCPRLPTDDLYGYEKPVLTPGEAKMVINNKLDPYIFPW from the coding sequence TTGCCATATGATTTTCAGGAAAATTATGTGATTCAGGAAATAAAGAAGCGCGGAGCTAAAAGAATTCTTCTTCAATTCCCAGAGGGTCTAAGATATTTTTCGAGTGATATAGTGAAGGATATAAGTAGCGCCCTACCTAATGTTGAAATCATAGTCTCTGGAGACTCAAGCTGGGGCGCATGTGATGTAGCGGAACATGAGGCTAGACAACTAGGGGCTGACTTAATAGTCCATTATGGTCATTCACCATATACTTGGTATTATCCAAAGTTCCCTACGATATTTGTGGAGACCAAGAGTACTCTCTCTTTAGGAGAAAAGTTGATCAAGGAGACCTTAGACCTCCTCTTAAAATATAAGCCGAGGAAAGTCGGACTTACAGCTACGGTTCAGCATGTGTCATCCATACCTTACGTTAAAGAGAGGCTTGAGAAAGAGGGATTCCAAGTAGAGGTCGGAAAGCCTTCTAACCCATTCATGCATGATGGTCAGGTACTAGGCTGTGACTACAAAGCAGGGCTAAACGTTGATGCAGACCTTTACGTTAATATTTCTGGAGGGCTCTTCCATTCCTTGGGTCTAGGCTTGGCAACTGGGAAACCCGTCATAAAAGCCGACCCTTACAGTGATTCAGCTGAGGACATAACAAAGGAGGTGTACAAGTTCCTCAAAATCAGGTACGGGAAGATAATGCAGGCTATGTCTGCTAAAAGTTGGGTTATAATTCGTGGTACAATGACGGGGCAGGACAGACCAATGATGGTGAAGTTCCTGAACTCAGAGTTGAAGAGAAAGGGATTTGAAGTTATGATAGTTTCCTCTAGAGTGCTTAACGTGGAAGTCCTCAGAAACTTAGACAGACCTAGCATAGACGCTTTCATAGTTACATCTTGTCCCAGACTTCCCACGGATGACCTTTACGGTTACGAGAAGCCAGTGTTGACTCCAGGGGAGGCTAAAATGGTTATTAATAATAAGCTAGACCCTTACATTTTCCCGTGGTAA
- a CDS encoding 50S ribosomal protein L16, giving the protein MGLRPGRCYREFSGPAYTRKEYIPGIPMPKITKFTMGDAKADYDFEVKLVATQTGQIRHNALEAARQMALKYMTKKLGSETGFYLWVLKYPHHVIRENKMMAFAGADRLQDGMRLSFGKPIGTAARIEKLGEPIMLLKVKKDHLEFAKEALRIASSKVPLDVRVEYSPLKK; this is encoded by the coding sequence ATGGGACTAAGACCAGGAAGGTGTTACAGAGAGTTCTCTGGACCAGCGTATACTAGGAAGGAATACATACCCGGAATTCCGATGCCAAAGATCACGAAGTTCACTATGGGTGACGCTAAGGCCGACTATGACTTCGAGGTAAAGCTAGTCGCCACGCAGACGGGCCAGATTCGTCATAATGCTCTCGAAGCAGCTAGGCAGATGGCGTTGAAGTATATGACCAAGAAATTAGGTTCCGAAACTGGGTTCTATTTATGGGTCTTGAAATACCCCCATCACGTAATCAGAGAGAACAAAATGATGGCCTTCGCAGGAGCAGATAGGCTTCAGGATGGGATGCGCCTATCCTTTGGTAAGCCAATAGGTACTGCAGCGAGAATAGAGAAACTGGGAGAGCCTATAATGCTGCTGAAAGTCAAAAAGGACCACTTGGAGTTCGCCAAGGAAGCGTTGAGGATAGCCTCATCAAAGGTCCCCCTAGATGTTAGGGTAGAGTACTCTCCATTAAAGAAGTGA
- a CDS encoding KEOPS complex subunit Pcc1: MVSIKIEVDYDKPEEIVRSIEVDNVDVPEGMRISSKEDANKAIIMIEMDVKEPKELMTMRNTADEIMRHVDVVVRTMRGLNI, encoded by the coding sequence ATGGTATCGATTAAGATAGAAGTGGATTACGATAAGCCAGAGGAGATAGTAAGATCCATTGAGGTGGATAACGTAGACGTTCCTGAGGGCATGAGAATCTCATCTAAGGAGGACGCAAACAAGGCGATTATCATGATCGAAATGGACGTCAAGGAACCTAAGGAGCTTATGACTATGAGGAATACAGCAGACGAGATAATGCGTCATGTGGATGTCGTAGTCAGGACTATGAGAGGGTTAAATATATAG
- a CDS encoding single-stranded DNA exonuclease, protein MENFLSEPDYNEIRNGIIALTQKENTLICANSFDVDSLILSSLIMKYSSGYAFISFSPSEQCDLFLRNETAGRWIEVQSKKYFIGKTSFSSFFSLSVNDILSILTGIMTSAVQERRQLSEIEKNLVMNSQSLGVTIENNLKIPNYKQLPLSISLMLSLDPYLPEITGNRVNAMKLVKELGGGETLKLEELNETQLNTLLFRIIGSMSKYSQATRDDVIASRIFYMEYDLLEMAFVSLYELDVHGADRIVEMVFNPSFVEVMIDEFRSNAIRGFSFNIKEGKNVYKVETSLTSPQLAHLVILQQKMKSKPVVIVQDNKNFSSKFFFPKLDGKGLIQVDGID, encoded by the coding sequence ATGGAAAACTTCTTGAGTGAGCCTGACTATAACGAGATAAGGAACGGTATTATTGCTTTAACCCAGAAAGAAAATACATTGATATGTGCTAACTCCTTCGATGTTGACTCGTTGATTCTTTCGTCCCTAATCATGAAATACTCCTCAGGTTATGCGTTCATTTCTTTCTCGCCATCAGAGCAATGCGATCTGTTTCTCAGGAACGAGACTGCAGGAAGGTGGATAGAAGTCCAGTCGAAGAAGTACTTCATAGGGAAGACGTCGTTTTCCTCGTTCTTCTCTCTATCCGTGAACGATATCCTCTCTATTCTTACGGGGATTATGACGTCAGCTGTGCAGGAGAGAAGGCAACTTTCAGAGATAGAGAAAAACTTGGTTATGAACTCACAGTCCTTAGGAGTCACCATAGAGAACAATCTCAAGATACCTAACTACAAGCAACTCCCCCTTTCAATTTCATTAATGCTTTCTCTTGACCCTTACCTTCCTGAGATAACAGGGAACAGGGTGAACGCTATGAAATTAGTCAAGGAACTGGGTGGCGGTGAAACGTTAAAGTTGGAGGAACTGAATGAGACCCAACTGAATACTCTATTGTTCAGGATTATAGGTTCCATGTCTAAATACAGCCAAGCTACAAGGGATGATGTCATAGCTAGTAGAATATTTTACATGGAATACGACCTCCTGGAGATGGCTTTCGTTTCTCTTTACGAGCTAGACGTTCATGGCGCAGACAGGATCGTAGAAATGGTCTTTAACCCTTCCTTCGTCGAGGTCATGATCGACGAGTTTAGATCTAACGCAATAAGGGGATTCTCTTTCAACATCAAGGAGGGAAAGAACGTGTATAAGGTAGAAACTTCCCTCACATCTCCTCAGCTAGCACATTTAGTTATCCTTCAACAGAAAATGAAGAGCAAACCAGTCGTCATAGTTCAAGATAATAAAAATTTCTCTAGCAAGTTTTTCTTTCCAAAACTGGATGGGAAAGGGTTGATTCAAGTTGATGGTATCGATTAA
- a CDS encoding lysylphosphatidylglycerol synthase domain-containing protein: MKITKSLKTLLYGLLPIIVIGIYSFLYHVNPFKLFVSDPLLFLAFFVFYVIQNGIDAVRDKLLTGLPYLTVLKARLTGNAYGLILPGWMGQELVRALVYNPKLDNMKKGLGFSIVEGFIDTIAICSLYLVFLPFFFSPVQIFFVFVALGNILGWGAGISFVYYTHDRVGRIENSLINLLRLKSFTEKYREFKSYMRVGIEGKFPLLFGISFLSFWVQGLFFFLITHNLLVSSFLIGIYMVGALIPIPSEAGIGELILSLFLSPQNVVITRMSYLVSNAVGFLLSRDVSFKEVKNGIALVTKEKDGKLLE, encoded by the coding sequence ATGAAAATAACGAAATCCCTGAAGACGTTACTTTACGGACTTCTGCCTATAATAGTAATAGGGATATACTCCTTCCTTTATCACGTTAATCCGTTCAAACTGTTCGTCTCAGACCCCCTCCTTTTCCTGGCTTTCTTCGTTTTCTATGTGATTCAAAACGGTATAGATGCGGTGAGGGATAAACTCCTTACGGGACTACCATACCTCACGGTCTTGAAGGCTAGGCTAACGGGAAACGCATACGGTCTTATTCTCCCCGGGTGGATGGGACAAGAGCTAGTTAGGGCGCTGGTATACAACCCTAAATTAGATAACATGAAGAAGGGTTTAGGGTTTTCCATAGTGGAGGGTTTCATAGACACGATAGCTATATGTTCGCTGTACTTGGTTTTCTTGCCTTTCTTCTTTTCCCCTGTCCAGATCTTCTTCGTGTTTGTAGCCCTAGGTAACATTCTAGGATGGGGTGCCGGGATCTCCTTCGTTTATTATACCCACGATAGAGTGGGCAGGATAGAGAACTCATTAATAAACTTGTTAAGGTTGAAAAGTTTCACCGAGAAATACAGAGAGTTCAAGTCCTATATGAGGGTCGGAATAGAGGGAAAGTTCCCTCTCCTCTTTGGAATATCTTTCTTGAGTTTCTGGGTTCAGGGCTTGTTCTTTTTCTTGATAACCCACAACCTTCTTGTTTCCTCGTTTCTGATCGGGATATACATGGTAGGAGCACTCATCCCAATTCCATCAGAGGCTGGAATAGGAGAACTAATTCTGTCCTTATTCCTATCGCCTCAAAACGTTGTAATAACCAGGATGTCCTACTTGGTTTCCAACGCTGTAGGTTTCCTTCTTTCACGTGATGTGAGCTTCAAGGAAGTTAAAAATGGCATAGCACTAGTAACTAAGGAGAAAGATGGAAAACTTCTTGAGTGA
- a CDS encoding HesA/MoeB/ThiF family protein: MERFSRQLLVLGFGVQEKLSTLKVTVVGCGALGSKLVEELVRLGVGNVKVIDADIVELSNLHRVSLFDEDDVGKPKAKVCVEKAKKINKQINLDYVLDVIDQGNVEEMIKGSDFVFDALDSPLYRLILNDACVKLGIPMIYGGVNSWYGSAKLVTSSGSCLSCFMNSESQEDVCEVTGTLGIIVSMVTSIQVGLMLKALESPDDRLFYVDGKDLQVKAFKIERRADCPTCSKREFPYLKHKFTPTCGIVRISEKGDGNFTVLGNSETIICHENGKCFKKLKG; encoded by the coding sequence ATGGAGAGGTTTTCTAGACAACTACTAGTGTTAGGGTTTGGAGTTCAAGAGAAGTTATCAACTTTGAAAGTTACTGTAGTTGGCTGCGGGGCTTTAGGAAGTAAGCTGGTGGAAGAGCTAGTCCGCTTAGGAGTAGGAAACGTCAAGGTGATTGACGCTGACATAGTTGAACTTTCCAACTTGCATAGGGTATCGCTCTTCGACGAGGACGACGTTGGAAAACCGAAGGCTAAGGTATGCGTCGAGAAGGCTAAAAAGATAAACAAACAAATTAACTTGGATTACGTTCTCGACGTTATAGACCAAGGAAACGTAGAGGAAATGATAAAGGGGTCGGACTTCGTATTCGATGCGCTAGACTCACCTCTGTATAGGCTAATCCTGAACGACGCATGTGTTAAGCTGGGAATACCAATGATCTATGGAGGGGTGAACTCGTGGTATGGTTCCGCTAAGCTGGTAACGAGTTCTGGATCCTGCCTTTCCTGTTTCATGAACTCGGAATCTCAAGAGGACGTTTGTGAAGTTACCGGTACTCTAGGTATAATAGTTTCAATGGTCACTTCGATTCAAGTAGGTCTAATGTTGAAAGCTCTGGAGAGTCCTGACGACCGTTTGTTCTACGTGGATGGGAAAGACCTTCAAGTGAAAGCTTTCAAGATAGAGAGGAGGGCAGACTGCCCCACCTGCTCCAAGAGGGAATTCCCTTATCTCAAGCATAAGTTCACCCCTACCTGTGGGATTGTAAGAATAAGTGAGAAAGGAGACGGGAATTTTACCGTTTTAGGAAATTCAGAGACAATTATATGCCATGAAAATGGGAAATGCTTTAAGAAGCTGAAAGGTTGA
- a CDS encoding transketolase: protein MGIKGERDGIPISIDEINKLRKVASKARNNVIKMQFYDHSIHVGSSLSSIEILTALIFRYLRDSESKYDKDWLILSKGHAAPGLYAVLAEKGLIPEEELWKIQDISGLLQGHPEIFIPGIDMSTGSLGQGLSFGIGVATGIRMQGGKGKVYVIMGDGEQDEGEIWEAMTHAVTRKLDNLISFIEINNYQLDGSVDDIKPKHFLPDVWKAVGWRTLFCDGHDFASLIDTIEEAHKIREPVVIFAKTLRGKGFPVIENTKVQRASPDDARKYLINA, encoded by the coding sequence ATGGGAATAAAAGGTGAGCGTGATGGAATTCCAATATCAATAGATGAAATAAACAAGCTACGTAAGGTAGCTTCTAAGGCAAGAAATAATGTAATCAAGATGCAGTTCTATGACCATTCAATCCACGTGGGATCTTCTCTAAGTAGTATTGAAATCTTAACTGCTCTGATATTCAGATATCTTAGAGATTCAGAGTCCAAATACGATAAAGACTGGCTGATATTGAGCAAAGGTCACGCTGCTCCAGGTCTTTATGCAGTCCTAGCTGAGAAGGGTTTGATTCCAGAAGAGGAACTATGGAAAATTCAAGATATAAGCGGGCTTCTACAAGGCCATCCTGAGATTTTCATCCCTGGGATCGATATGTCAACCGGAAGCTTAGGTCAAGGATTGAGCTTCGGAATAGGTGTAGCAACAGGAATAAGGATGCAAGGAGGGAAAGGAAAGGTCTACGTCATAATGGGAGATGGCGAACAGGATGAAGGTGAAATATGGGAAGCTATGACACATGCAGTGACAAGGAAGTTGGATAACTTGATTTCATTCATAGAAATAAACAACTATCAGCTTGATGGTTCAGTAGATGACATTAAACCGAAGCACTTCCTTCCAGACGTTTGGAAAGCTGTGGGATGGAGAACTCTCTTCTGTGATGGTCATGACTTCGCCAGCTTAATTGACACGATAGAGGAAGCCCATAAAATAAGGGAACCAGTCGTAATCTTCGCGAAGACCTTGAGAGGAAAGGGTTTCCCAGTAATTGAAAACACAAAAGTACAGAGGGCGAGTCCTGATGATGCAAGGAAGTACCTTATCAATGCGTGA
- a CDS encoding transketolase family protein, whose protein sequence is MMQGSTLSMRDTLAQVLVELGEKDKDLVVMTADVGDSTRASKFKEKFNDRYFNVGISEQDLVNFAAGLSAVGKKPVVVNFAMFLMRAWEQIRNSISRMNLDVKLIVTHSGYSDSGDGSSHQALEDIALMRTLPNFSVVIPADSADIKRGLPKIISHKGPVYYRVGREYSPQITDKMDYEFEIGKSYVLKEGSDLTIIGAGVLLWDAMKAAEELERKGISAAVINLSSVKPIDEQTIEYYARKTGRIVTIEEHSVYGGVGSAVAEVVVRKYPVPMRFVGATTFGRSARSQRDLIDYYKVNYETVIKESLELMK, encoded by the coding sequence ATGATGCAAGGAAGTACCTTATCAATGCGTGATACACTGGCTCAAGTCCTTGTTGAGCTAGGAGAGAAAGACAAGGACTTAGTAGTCATGACAGCTGACGTTGGTGACTCAACCAGAGCTTCCAAATTTAAAGAGAAGTTTAATGACAGGTATTTCAATGTAGGGATATCCGAACAAGATCTAGTCAACTTCGCCGCTGGACTGTCAGCAGTAGGAAAGAAGCCAGTAGTGGTCAACTTCGCCATGTTTCTCATGAGGGCTTGGGAACAGATAAGGAACTCCATCTCTAGGATGAACTTAGACGTCAAGTTGATAGTTACACATTCAGGCTACAGCGACAGCGGCGATGGTTCGAGCCATCAGGCTCTTGAAGACATAGCGTTAATGCGAACTTTGCCTAACTTCTCCGTTGTCATACCTGCAGACTCAGCTGACATAAAAAGAGGGCTACCCAAGATAATCAGTCATAAAGGTCCAGTCTACTACAGAGTCGGAAGGGAATATTCTCCGCAAATTACTGATAAAATGGATTATGAATTCGAGATAGGCAAGTCCTACGTCCTGAAGGAGGGGTCAGATTTGACTATCATAGGTGCCGGAGTCCTCCTCTGGGACGCCATGAAGGCAGCTGAGGAGTTAGAAAGGAAAGGCATAAGCGCAGCGGTAATAAACCTCTCCTCCGTCAAACCGATAGACGAACAGACCATAGAGTATTATGCTAGGAAAACCGGTAGGATAGTCACTATAGAGGAGCACAGCGTATACGGAGGAGTAGGTTCGGCTGTAGCAGAAGTGGTAGTCAGAAAGTACCCAGTTCCTATGAGGTTCGTAGGTGCTACAACTTTCGGAAGATCCGCAAGGAGTCAAAGAGATCTGATAGATTACTACAAGGTGAACTATGAAACTGTAATTAAGGAGTCTTTAGAATTGATGAAGTGA
- a CDS encoding chorismate mutase produces the protein MTDISSLRSEIDKVDEQILSLLSLRFKLVKEVGKLKRKDGKPLTDKSREEEVVEKWVARSRSLGIPESFIRSILPLFFSYSKMLELNPDEKRRVVIIGYGGMSRSLTSLLSLVGHEVVITGRNLSKASSLASEFRAVTMKMNEAIKWGEIIIITIPPDPIESGFIDETFPMMKEKTVMDITSSKARVFTYLERKSIEHSFRFVSTHPLFGPFLFPVGEKIAIMRSRTSGDIDDLVSFWSKAGLSPVLTDPETHEKAMSIVQVLVHFYMMGMDESIREASSIMGINPNLFETTNFREISKSLERVRSLSSVILEIQSNNPYAEEIREISINALKKVHEELLSDKKMNR, from the coding sequence ATGACCGACATTTCTTCCTTAAGATCGGAAATTGATAAGGTAGATGAACAGATTTTATCTCTTCTTTCTTTAAGGTTTAAATTAGTTAAGGAAGTAGGAAAGTTAAAGCGAAAGGATGGGAAACCTCTGACGGACAAGTCTAGGGAAGAAGAAGTAGTAGAGAAATGGGTGGCTAGATCTAGGTCTCTCGGAATTCCCGAGTCCTTCATTAGGTCAATCCTTCCCTTGTTTTTCTCATATTCTAAGATGCTTGAACTTAACCCTGACGAAAAAAGGAGAGTAGTGATAATAGGATACGGAGGTATGTCTAGGAGCCTCACGTCCCTTCTTTCCCTGGTCGGACATGAAGTAGTGATAACTGGAAGGAACCTGAGCAAGGCTTCATCCCTTGCGTCCGAGTTCAGGGCAGTAACCATGAAGATGAATGAGGCAATAAAGTGGGGAGAGATTATAATAATTACAATACCTCCAGATCCGATAGAGTCCGGATTTATAGATGAAACTTTCCCCATGATGAAGGAAAAGACAGTGATGGACATAACCTCGTCCAAGGCCAGGGTTTTCACTTACTTAGAAAGGAAGTCTATTGAACATTCATTTAGGTTCGTTTCCACCCATCCGTTGTTTGGTCCTTTCCTCTTTCCCGTGGGCGAGAAAATAGCTATCATGAGATCACGAACGTCAGGAGACATAGACGATTTAGTCAGTTTTTGGAGTAAGGCCGGATTATCACCTGTATTGACTGATCCAGAAACACACGAGAAGGCTATGTCGATAGTCCAAGTTCTAGTACATTTCTACATGATGGGCATGGACGAATCAATAAGAGAAGCATCGTCAATCATGGGGATTAATCCTAATCTGTTTGAGACGACTAACTTCAGGGAAATATCGAAGTCGTTAGAGAGAGTTAGGTCTCTCTCCAGCGTGATACTGGAGATACAGAGCAATAACCCATATGCAGAGGAGATCAGAGAGATATCCATTAATGCTCTTAAGAAAGTACATGAAGAGTTATTGTCTGACAAGAAAATGAATAGGTGA
- the aroF gene encoding 3-deoxy-7-phosphoheptulonate synthase, with product MYMFVLKSGADTSTLMEKLKSSSASYKTVDIYGKKVVIVWPDSEAEKINDDSIEISTKVKRPFPLASNEWKKEPTKIKVKDVEIGGEKVVVAAGPCAVENEEQTLTVAKAVKRAGASLLRGGAYKPRTNPYSFQGLGEQGVKILKKASDETGMPVVTEIMDTRDIDVFKTVDMVQIGARNAQNFNLLREVGKLGKPVLLKRGMANTVEEWLQASEYILSESNGNVVLCERGIRTFEKSTRFTLDIGGMIAAKTMTHLPVCADPSHPAGKRELVHSLALASVAAGADMLIIEVHPHPEVALSDSEQQLTPESFEVLMNRIKAVVSALGRKV from the coding sequence ATGTACATGTTCGTACTGAAAAGCGGAGCAGATACTTCCACTCTCATGGAGAAACTTAAGTCAAGCTCTGCATCGTATAAGACGGTCGATATTTACGGAAAGAAAGTGGTCATAGTGTGGCCTGACTCTGAGGCTGAAAAGATAAATGACGACTCAATAGAGATTTCAACTAAGGTGAAGAGACCTTTCCCGCTGGCTAGCAACGAATGGAAGAAAGAACCCACTAAGATCAAAGTTAAGGACGTGGAAATAGGAGGAGAGAAAGTAGTCGTAGCTGCTGGCCCGTGCGCTGTAGAGAACGAGGAACAAACCCTTACAGTAGCGAAAGCTGTGAAAAGGGCGGGAGCGTCACTTTTGAGAGGGGGAGCGTATAAACCTAGGACCAACCCTTACTCATTCCAGGGGTTAGGAGAGCAAGGAGTAAAGATACTGAAGAAAGCAAGCGATGAAACTGGAATGCCAGTAGTGACTGAAATCATGGATACAAGAGACATAGACGTTTTTAAAACAGTGGACATGGTTCAGATAGGAGCTAGGAACGCACAGAACTTCAATCTCCTCAGGGAAGTGGGTAAATTAGGTAAACCAGTTCTCTTGAAGAGGGGAATGGCTAACACTGTGGAAGAGTGGCTTCAAGCTTCAGAGTACATCCTTTCGGAGAGTAACGGAAATGTTGTCCTCTGCGAGAGGGGAATAAGGACTTTCGAAAAGTCTACTAGGTTCACCCTTGATATAGGAGGAATGATAGCAGCTAAGACTATGACTCACCTTCCCGTCTGTGCCGATCCCAGTCACCCGGCGGGGAAGAGGGAACTGGTTCATTCCCTAGCCCTTGCGTCAGTAGCTGCAGGAGCTGACATGCTTATAATAGAAGTACATCCTCACCCCGAGGTTGCCTTGAGCGACTCTGAACAGCAATTAACTCCTGAGTCGTTCGAGGTGTTGATGAACAGGATCAAGGCTGTTGTCAGTGCTTTAGGTAGAAAAGTATGA